From the genome of Octopus sinensis unplaced genomic scaffold, ASM634580v1 Contig04357, whole genome shotgun sequence:
ACGAACAAAACCATATTTGGGCCgtgaaaagttttatttttaacagGTATGCAAAACATGAAGGAGAAAGTGATCGAGAGTGatcgagagagagacagagagagagtgagtgagagagagggagagggagagaaagagagagtgtgagagaaagcgAGTTAGAGAGACGTTAGACATTctagtatacttatatatatatgcatgtatatatatatgggtgtatctgtgtttatatgcagccatatatatgtacacacacacatatatataggcatattcaCTTAtacgtacttatacatacatatatacgtacttatacatacacgcattcacacatacatacatatatacatatatataaatatctatctgtctgtctgtctgtctctctctctctctatatatatatattatacatacaactacccacaaatacacacacacaaactcacatacacagacacacacaaacacacagacatacacgcacgcacacacaaacgcatacacacacatacttttacatacacacaatgcacacacatttaaatatggaGAAATTggttaacagataaaagataggtGATAGACagacccattatatatatatatatatatatatatatatatatatatatatatgtagagagaagagagagaggatgagagagagagaggagagaagagggagatagagagagatagagagatagatagatagatagatagatagatagagagagagagagagagagagagaaatagaaagagagtgagtgaaaaagccAGCCTTAAAATTCCGATAGGCTGTCACTCTCTCTGAGAACCGAATGAATTTGTGTATTTCGCTGAATATGACTGGTATTTTCTTTAGCATTTTGAAACGTGTACTTCCTGCATGTCAGCAACATTTTAAATGCGTACCGGAAGTCACGTGAAAACATGGCGTAGATACAAGGATTTAAGGCAGAGTTACAATAACCCAGCCAAATAAAAATTGAGAACATAAGCGGCGGTATACAGTCTATACAGAACGCCTCGACTAAATACATTGTAAAAAACGGAAGCCAGCACAATATAAATGCGCCAACAATAATAGCTAATGTCTTGGCAGCTTTAGTTTCTCGTTTGAACTTACTCCGATTGGTTTTAGCATGTTTACGGACTACTTTGAAATTGAAACCCGCTGACCGTCTCCGGTTTTGATCACCGGTCGTCAATAATCCgagtctttgtttttcttctgagTTGTTGCTTTGTTCGTTGAGTTCGTAAGCGGTTTGGTTCATTTCAATTATGTCACTTCCGCTGGAAATCGACGCTGTATCCACTGAGGGATTCTTGCAGACTTGTGTTAACGAACTGCTCATATTTACGTTAATTGGTGACAGCAACGGAAATTTTGGGCTCTGAAATTTCTTAAAAGTATGAACATATCCTTTGGAACAAGTCTTTTCAGCGGCCATTTTcttcttgatttttgtttttctatgcgATGTAGGTTGTTGCgtgttttgcttgtgttttttCGCCTGAGGGTTGTTATCATCATCGCAGTGAATatctttattagtttcttttcttttcttatctttccaGTTTGCCGTGTTGTTATAGCCGCGGCCACGATGAATACGTAGCGTAATCGACATGTTATTTGTCGCGTTTTCACCTTCCGTTTTCGTGGTTAATGTTCCTTTCCGCAGGGCAGCGGCTGTTTCGACAGCTGTTTTATAGATTCTTATATAGAAAAACGCCATGACGCACATTGGCAAATAGAATGAACCAATCGAAGAATAGATTCGATAACCTTTCGAAGTTGTTAACACACAAGAAAGATACGATAAATCAGTACAGTTAGCGTTAATATGATCCGcttcaccaccgccactgccttCATAGTCGTAGTTATCGGGTAGCATAGCAAAATGCTGGCTATTATTTTGTTGATAAATGTTGTTTAAAACGTCCATTGAAAAGTTCCGATTAACCGTTTTGGAAGTACTTACATTTCCTccccagttgagcaatgggggcATACAGACGATAAAAGCCAATACCCAGACTCCAGCGATGAGTATCTTGGCTCGCTTTCGTGACATGAGACTAGGATAGCGAATGGGGTGCATGACAGCAATATATCGGTCAAGACTGATAGCCATCAAGTTTAGAATTGAAGCTGTGGACAACCATACATCAATAGCAAGCCACATACTACACCAGGTACTGCCAAATATCCACACATGTACCAATTCCAGTACTATAGCGAATGGTAGGATTGCTATTCCAAGAAAAAGATCAGCAAACGCTAGTGATACAATAAATAAGTTTGTAACACTGCGAAGTTTCCTGCACTTAGCAACTGTTACCACGACCAGAACGTTCCCAGCTATGACCAGGAAATTTACAGATAGTAGGATAATAAGCAACAGGCCAAATTTCACCGTCCTGGTGTCTGCCCAGAGGTCATCAGCTGTTAAACATTCCAACTTGGTGTCCATTGTGAGTCAAACCCAGCCGTTTCGCTTGAACACAAAAACATTAATATCTCACGTGGTCTCAACTTGAGTGAGGAGGTAAAGGAAACAATCATATAGGAATTATTGAAAAAGCAGGAGGGGACAAGAAAGATTGTAAAAAGAGTTGAAGGAAAGGATCCTTGAAGGATACGTTGATAATTTTCTAGCAGTCATTGCAATCTTAATTTTATCCATGAAATTCTGAAGTGAATTTGGTTCCAAAATGACATTTGTCTTTTAAGTAAGTTAGAGTCGATAATTTTAAGATATAGAACATTAAAAAGCTAATTAGCAATACTCATGTACTAAGCAATAAACGATATTAGTCGATGACAAATAGTGTTTACATTTCCTAGCTGGAGCAGGACAAACATTTCGGTCTTATTCTGACCTCGTCAAGGAAgaataaatttcaaacaaaaattcTTCTTTTAACCCAGTTTCTTTCAGTCAAAGTGTAGAATCCACTGGTCAAACAAACGTTCACATAAGAGatatttacattttcaaaataaCTGATAAATATATAGTTCAGATAgcttttttctcatattttcttttttatttttaattttctacgAATATAAAACTCGccaaacagaatatatattccgaaatTTTTTCATGGCATTAATCCCACGATCGTAAATTTTTTCtacgttcattattattatttattcaaaatctTGATCAATCACAACCTCAGCTTGCAAAATCTTTCGAAGTTTTCAAAATGgagatatgtttttatatttttggttttcGTAAAATTTTACGTATCTCTCTTTTTGGCTCCGATTTATTTCGGTTTGGTTTATTTCCATTATATGTTATGAGTTATAATCAAACCCAAACTGGACATTCGGCAATGTCTGTAAGAAATTTTTAGACTaatttgcttaatatatatacatatatacatacatacatacacacacacacacacacacatatatatatatatatgtatgtatgtatgtatatatatatatatgaattgaaccTTCTAGAagatcattatttttgttatatatatatatatatatatatatatttatagttatttatattatcGTTTCAGATGAATTACCATTTTTACATGTTGCGAAATACagcttcatatttattatttttctcttatatttatcaCAAATGTATCTGATCGAAATGTAATCAGTCGGCAACGTATTGTGTTGGtctccttatttattttttttttttgccggcgGAGGAGATTATTcaattaatattcaaaatatttatataatgttaagTAAGGCTGGCGAGATCTTTTAACAaaacgaatacatatatacatatatt
Proteins encoded in this window:
- the LOC115227527 gene encoding octopamine receptor Oamb-like codes for the protein MDTKLECLTADDLWADTRTVKFGLLLIILLSVNFLVIAGNVLVVVTVAKCRKLRSVTNLFIVSLAFADLFLGIAILPFAIVLELVHVWIFGSTWCSMWLAIDVWLSTASILNLMAISLDRYIAVMHPIRYPSLMSRKRAKILIAGVWVLAFIVCMPPLLNWGGNVSTSKTVNRNFSMDVLNNIYQQNNSQHFAMLPDNYDYEGSGGGEADHINANCTDLSYLSCVLTTSKGYRIYSSIGSFYLPMCVMAFFYIRIYKTAVETAAALRKGTLTTKTEGENATNNMSITLRIHRGRGYNNTANWKDKKRKETNKDIHCDDDNNPQAKKHKQNTQQPTSHRKTKIKKKMAAEKTCSKGYVHTFKKFQSPKFPLLSPINVNMSSSLTQVCKNPSVDTASISSGSDIIEMNQTAYELNEQSNNSEEKQRLGLLTTGDQNRRRSAGFNFKVVRKHAKTNRSKFKRETKAAKTLAIIVGAFILCWLPFFTMYLVEAFCIDCIPPLMFSIFIWLGYCNSALNPCIYAMFSRDFRYAFKMLLTCRKYTFQNAKENTSHIQRNTQIHSVLRESDSLSEF